From Aspergillus luchuensis IFO 4308 DNA, chromosome 2, nearly complete sequence:
CCCAGTAGTCCTAATGGATTGGAAGAAGCTGGCCGGCGGAACAGAAAGGATCGTGTAAGCATGCAATGCAATGTACTAGTGTTTAGCTTCAATGGCTTACAAAAAAACAAGTTTCCACAAATAAGCACAAAGTTATGCAAAACCTGATTGTTATGTGCAATCGCAAGCTTCAGAGCCACGCATAAAAAGGAAcaactatatatactacccAAGCTACAAAAGTATAAACCAATAGCAACCGAAAACACCGAGAGGATCCAACACACAGGTACTAGCCCATAGGCTGTAGATAATTGAGGGACATGGCTGCCAAGCGTGGATGTGCTGAGACACAAATGGGGGCCAAGTGAGCAGCAGCCCTCCATTGAACATTCACTTAAAGGCAGCCGGCTGTCCACCAGTCTTACCAGGTAAAACTCTCCTCGATGAAATCCACTTGCGTTTGGTCCTGTCTCTTGCGGCACACCCGTCGAACATCATCGCTCAGGCTTCCGTTTCCACATACCAGCACTCCCATCGCTCCAACCTGGTTCTCGACCTCCATGTTGATCAGCGTGTCAACGTTAGGACGACCCGGGAACATTTGAacggtggtgctggggctCTGGATCTCCTTGGTGTTACGCGGGCGGGTGATGAACAGCATGATCCGAAGGACTTCGCGACGGCGGTCCATCGCCAGAATGCTGGTCATCCAGGGCCGGATCCACTCGAGGTGTTCGGGGGACTGGATGATCCAGACCAGGGTAACGCGACGGGCCGCCACGGTCCCTTCGGCAAAGCCCTGGACGAGATGCCGCACGAATGGTACTTGATGTGTGATGCCGACACCGCCTGCAAAGAGCATGACCGTGCCGTAGGAGTCCATGGTGTGGATGCTGCCGTACGGGCCTTCTGCGAACGCCCGCAAGGAAATCCGTCCACTGGGAGAGTTTTGAGCACGCTTGAAGAGTTTGTCGGTGAACCCAGTGCGGCGACGAATCAGCAAGGAGACGGTCGTCTTCTGGAGACTCGCAAGGTCTTGTTGGGTCATAGGGATGCCTTTTTCGCTTGCGGGGATTTCTTCGGCTTCGCTCCACCCGACGGAGAAGGGGTGGCTCATCCAGAAACcaatggatgggatgtaCAAGTACATGTGTTGGCCAGGCTTGAAGGTCCACGGCCGTGCCATCTTCAGGGTGATTCGCAGGGCATCGCCCGGGAGGGTCTCGACATGCGCTGTCGTGCACTCCCTTCCGCAGTTACGGTACACAATGATGAGGATTCGGGCGGCTCTCTATAACCATGGTTAATCCTGGCTCATTCTTCAATAGGATCATGGAGGCTTACCTCGAGAGCccagaggatgatggcggcgaggaggtAGTTCTGGGACACCAGGCCATCCAAGTGTATCCACAGGAAGGCGAACGAAAGCGCAACGAACGCAATgtggaagtggaggaagGTCTCGTAGAATGCATGGcggatgggggagggtgagTGCACAAGAAGAGCAGTGAAGGCGCAGCCAGCCTAACAGTCAGGTTAGTCAAATTCAAGCTTGGTCTTTCATAAATGCTTACGATCAATCCACTCAGCATGAAGCTGCTCTCTCCGAAAAGCATTCCAACAAGACTCCAACCGGCTATACAATGATTAGCACATATGGATCATCATCCGACATGGGTTGCAACTACATACCTTCCTGGGCCTCCGGGATCGCAAAAGCAAACACATGGGCGATTGCCTCCAAGACGACAATGCGAGCGAGCCAGCGGTGAATCAGATTGAAGGTGTCAAACGGCACTTGAAGCAGGGTAATCAGGGGATTGTTCCTGCCGGCCATGAGCACCACCGGGATAAGGTTCACTGTCGCCATGGTTCCGGTGCGGTTGCGGATCAGGCCCGCAACCGTGGACTCCTCGGTCCCATAGGGTACGGTGACAACGCAAAGGACGACGTTCATAACGATAATGCCCACCACGATGAAGAAGTGAAACCGACTGGGTAGCGTGCCCATGTTGACAGCTCGGGAGAGCTGGAACTCGCGGTTGTGGCGTGTACGGAACAACGGGGCATAGACGATATGGTTGTGGATTTTTGCGAGCATGCTGTCGGGGCGAATGAAGTACCGCTGGTGTTCATTGTTAAAACTTGCCAGTCGCCTCATATGACTGGCAAGACGATGCCACATCTTCCAGACATAGATGAAGGCAGCCATTAGGCCCAGGACCAGCAGACTGAGACGAGCGAGGTCGTCATTGAGCATTTCATAAAACGAATGGCCCCCTCCATGACGCTTTCCGAGCTCTGCTGCAGAAGCAAGTCCGACCAGGGAcgagcaaagaagaagagaatgcaTGTTTGTGTGTGAATTGAAaaatgagaagagaaaaaaaaaagaacggAAAGATGTCTCGACAATCGACGTGGAGATGTACTAATAGGGGATATTTCTTGCAGGAGAGACCAGCTCTACCCAGACGGAGTTTTTTCTTCAGAAACTAATtgcaaatgaagaaaaaaaagaaagaaaatcccGAGATGATCCTCGTCGACGACCCATGCAAGAGACCCAATGAGGAGTTTTTGAAGTCTCTAGTTGTTGGACTGGCGTGGGGAGAGCAAGAATATCCCACGTCCAGCTGAGAGCCAGGGTTCACACCAACAAGGGTATTGTGATGGCGCTTTGTCGTGCAACGGGAGGATCACAACTTGAACAAAGACCAAGCGACAAGGCTGGTCACGGATCGAAGAGAAATACGGTAAAAAGCTTGGTGTGTCTTGATTTACAGAGAATGGACGGTCGCCTGGGAACTGGGATACTTCCGTGTGGAATCTCTCGACAGTGGCGGGCAACGGAACGGAATGTTTAAGACGGAATATGAACCAGTCACAccctttgctttttcagCTTCAGAAAAGATATGAAAAACGTTCTGTTAAAGAATGaacaaaaaaataaaaatcggTACCAACAGCCAACAATCGACCAACAGCGAGGCAGAAGCGAGCCAAATCGATTGGGGGGCGTGGGATAGGTACCCAAAAAGTAGTAGggttggaagggaaagaagggacTGACTATCCTGTAGCCGATATGTGAAGGGGAAAGCGCTTAACAAAAGGGAAAGCTGAGAAgcaggaaaagaggaaaaagaaaaagaaaagtctacgaagaagaagaagaacgagcAGAATTGAGAAAGATCTCCAGAGGGCCAGTGCAAAACCTTCTCAATCAAGCACACGCCCTTGGCTGGATTGGAGCA
This genomic window contains:
- a CDS encoding ferric reductase family protein (COG:P,Q;~EggNog:ENOG410PFX0;~InterPro:IPR017938,IPR017927,IPR013130,IPR013121, IPR039261,IPR013112;~PFAM:PF01794,PF08030;~SECRETED:SignalP(1-16);~TransMembrane:7 (n4-11c16/17o40-58i124-146o158-176i197-215o235-253i265-284o290-313i);~go_function: GO:0016491 - oxidoreductase activity [Evidence IEA];~go_process: GO:0055114 - oxidation-reduction process [Evidence IEA]) yields the protein MHSLLLCSSLVGLASAAELGKRHGGGHSFYEMLNDDLARLSLLVLGLMAAFIYVWKMWHRLASHMRRLASFNNEHQRYFIRPDSMLAKIHNHIVYAPLFRTRHNREFQLSRAVNMGTLPSRFHFFIVVGIIVMNVVLCVVTVPYGTEESTVAGLIRNRTGTMATVNLIPVVLMAGRNNPLITLLQVPFDTFNLIHRWLARIVVLEAIAHVFAFAIPEAQEAGWSLVGMLFGESSFMLSGLIAGCAFTALLVHSPSPIRHAFYETFLHFHIAFVALSFAFLWIHLDGLVSQNYLLAAIILWALERAARILIIVYRNCGRECTTAHVETLPGDALRITLKMARPWTFKPGQHMYLYIPSIGFWMSHPFSVGWSEAEEIPASEKGIPMTQQDLASLQKTTVSLLIRRRTGFTDKLFKRAQNSPSGRISLRAFAEGPYGSIHTMDSYGTVMLFAGGVGITHQVPFVRHLVQGFAEGTVAARRVTLVWIIQSPEHLEWIRPWMTSILAMDRRREVLRIMLFITRPRNTKEIQSPSTTVQMFPGRPNVDTLINMEVENQVGAMGVLVCGNGSLSDDVRRVCRKRQDQTQVDFIEESFTW
- a CDS encoding uncharacterized protein (TransMembrane:3 (o40-63i75-91o97-120i)) — encoded protein: MLGPDESPANPQCSNPAKGVCLIEKVLHWPSGDLSQFCSFFFFFVDFSFSFSSFPASQLSLLLSAFPFTYRLQDSQSLLSLPTLLLFGYLSHAPQSIWLASASLLVDCWLLVPIFIFLFIL